A stretch of the Sphingobacterium thalpophilum genome encodes the following:
- a CDS encoding FeoB-associated Cys-rich membrane protein, giving the protein MDNLTVQYLIVGILVLVAVWYVVRNIQKSLKGKSGCSKGCGCSCSTPEKTQKAN; this is encoded by the coding sequence ATGGATAATTTAACAGTACAATATCTCATCGTTGGAATTTTGGTGTTGGTGGCCGTATGGTATGTCGTTAGGAATATCCAGAAATCACTCAAAGGTAAATCCGGCTGTTCCAAGGGCTGTGGATGCAGCTGCTCTACCCCGGAAAAAACCCAAAAAGCAAATTAA
- the mnmA gene encoding tRNA 2-thiouridine(34) synthase MnmA: protein MSKRGRVLVAMSGGVDSSVASVMLHEQGYEVIGITMKTWDYASAGGSSKETGCCSLDSINDARTLAVNYGFPHYILDIRDEFGDFVIDNFVEEYIAGRTPNPCVLCNTHIKWEALMKRADKLDCEFIATGHYANIRLHDNGRYVISKGKDENKDQSYVLWGVSQENLARTQFPLGSFTKKEIRQMALDMGQKELANKSESYEICFVPDNDYRAFLRHKVPTLDQQIGPGNFILSDGTVVGKHIGYPYFTIGQRKGLGIALGKPMFVIEILPESNTVVLGEEHELEKSHAYVRNVNLVKYARLDQPMEAISKVRYKDPGASSTITQEGDHVRIDFIHNVKGIAPGQSAVFYEGNDLIGGGFLMK from the coding sequence ATGAGTAAAAGAGGAAGAGTTTTGGTGGCAATGAGTGGAGGGGTGGATAGCTCCGTTGCTTCCGTTATGCTCCACGAACAAGGGTATGAGGTGATTGGTATTACGATGAAAACCTGGGATTACGCCTCCGCAGGTGGTTCGTCCAAGGAGACAGGCTGTTGTAGCCTTGATAGTATCAATGACGCCCGTACATTAGCCGTAAACTATGGTTTCCCCCATTATATATTGGACATACGTGATGAGTTTGGGGACTTCGTCATTGACAATTTTGTGGAGGAATATATCGCTGGACGTACACCCAATCCCTGTGTGCTGTGCAATACCCATATCAAATGGGAAGCGTTGATGAAACGTGCCGATAAGCTGGACTGCGAGTTTATTGCAACAGGACACTATGCCAATATCCGCTTGCACGACAATGGCCGTTACGTTATATCTAAGGGTAAAGATGAAAATAAGGACCAATCCTATGTGCTCTGGGGTGTTTCTCAGGAAAATCTTGCCCGGACACAGTTTCCATTAGGTTCGTTCACAAAGAAAGAAATCCGTCAGATGGCCTTGGATATGGGACAGAAAGAACTCGCCAATAAATCAGAAAGTTACGAGATCTGCTTTGTGCCGGACAATGACTACCGCGCGTTCTTGCGACATAAGGTGCCAACCTTAGATCAGCAAATTGGGCCTGGCAACTTTATCCTGTCGGATGGTACGGTTGTTGGCAAACATATCGGTTATCCCTATTTTACCATAGGTCAACGCAAGGGCCTCGGCATAGCCTTGGGCAAGCCCATGTTTGTGATCGAGATTCTTCCTGAAAGCAATACTGTTGTCCTCGGGGAGGAGCATGAGCTCGAAAAATCCCATGCTTACGTCCGTAATGTCAACCTTGTAAAATATGCTCGTCTCGACCAGCCTATGGAAGCGATATCCAAGGTCCGTTATAAAGATCCCGGGGCTTCATCGACGATCACGCAGGAAGGAGACCATGTGCGCATTGACTTTATACACAATGTTAAGGGGATAGCGCCCGGGCAGTCTGCCGTGTTCTACGAAGGTAACGATTTGATCGGTGGCGGTTTTTTAATGAAATAA
- the feoB gene encoding ferrous iron transport protein B, whose product MNNPIIALLGNPNVGKTSLFNRITKLNQKVGNYPGITVEKREGQVKANNKIYRIIDLPGTYTLFPSSMDEEVVFNTLVNKGNSFRPNLVVVVSEPTNLKRSIILYQQARELGLPAIFVINMIDEAKEKGIHIDIPKLEQLLNTKVYETNARTGQGIDQLIKNFDAVPPMYISNFSLPAAANEALEETKRLFPLDTEYHTWQYLAKGEVSFLSKEKNDAIQRIRDKYALQAQKLQKEEAISRSKSLDSSLSEIYRKDDTANKNKTSSIDSILLHPVLGYMIFFGILFLIFQAIYTWSGPAMDFIDGLFGDLAAYIQTTLPAGPLTDLLSNGIIKGIGGIVIFIPQIVILYIFISIMEETGYMSRVVFLMDRWLRPFGLNGKSVIPLISGVACAVPAVMSARNIENTKERLVTILVTPFMTCSARLPIYIVLIGLVIPDTKFAGFQLQGMVLFAMYLLGIFAALLSAIILTKVIKSKHKSFLIFELPTYKSPDWKNVALNVWEKASSFVFGAGKIILAISVILWALGSFGPNDKFSKAEEYVKQNNPNLSDEDLDHEVSSYRLEHSFLGYLGMAIEPVVEPLGYDWKMGIGLISSFAAREVFVGTMATVYSLGDEVDIEDEATKTTVLSKMRNEINRNTGLPAYNFASGISLLLFYAFAMQCMSTIAAVKRETGSWKWTLIQVGFMTGLAYFSALVAYQLLK is encoded by the coding sequence ATGAATAACCCGATTATTGCACTTTTGGGTAATCCAAATGTGGGTAAAACCTCTCTTTTTAACCGGATTACAAAATTAAATCAGAAAGTAGGGAATTATCCCGGCATCACGGTCGAAAAGCGTGAAGGCCAAGTCAAAGCCAACAACAAGATATACCGCATTATTGACCTTCCGGGTACGTATACGCTCTTCCCGAGCTCTATGGACGAAGAAGTAGTCTTCAACACCTTGGTCAACAAAGGCAACAGCTTTAGGCCCAACCTAGTTGTTGTTGTCTCTGAACCGACCAACCTGAAACGGTCTATTATCCTCTATCAGCAGGCGCGCGAACTTGGCCTTCCGGCGATCTTCGTGATCAACATGATTGATGAAGCCAAAGAAAAAGGAATACACATCGATATCCCGAAGCTCGAACAGCTGCTGAACACCAAGGTTTATGAAACCAATGCCCGTACAGGGCAGGGTATTGATCAGCTGATCAAGAATTTCGACGCTGTGCCACCGATGTATATCAGCAATTTTAGCCTGCCTGCAGCCGCCAATGAGGCACTGGAAGAAACAAAACGACTATTTCCGCTTGACACGGAATACCATACCTGGCAGTATCTCGCCAAGGGCGAAGTTTCTTTTCTCTCCAAAGAAAAGAATGATGCTATTCAGCGCATCCGCGACAAATATGCGCTACAGGCCCAGAAGCTGCAAAAGGAAGAAGCAATCTCACGAAGTAAATCCCTGGACAGCAGCCTGTCCGAAATTTATAGGAAGGATGACACGGCAAACAAGAACAAGACCAGCAGTATTGACAGCATCTTGTTGCACCCCGTTTTGGGCTATATGATCTTCTTTGGCATCCTATTCCTGATCTTTCAGGCCATCTACACCTGGTCGGGCCCTGCAATGGACTTTATCGATGGGCTCTTTGGTGATCTGGCAGCCTATATACAGACCACTCTTCCTGCCGGTCCGCTCACAGACCTGCTGAGCAACGGTATTATCAAAGGTATTGGTGGTATCGTGATCTTTATACCGCAGATCGTCATTCTGTATATTTTTATTTCCATTATGGAAGAGACCGGCTATATGAGCCGCGTGGTATTCCTGATGGATCGCTGGCTCAGGCCTTTTGGACTGAATGGCAAATCCGTCATTCCGCTGATATCCGGTGTAGCCTGTGCCGTACCTGCAGTGATGTCGGCTCGCAATATCGAAAACACAAAGGAAAGGCTTGTAACTATCCTGGTGACACCTTTCATGACCTGTTCGGCGCGCCTGCCGATCTATATCGTATTGATCGGCCTGGTCATCCCCGACACAAAATTTGCCGGATTCCAGCTGCAGGGAATGGTCCTGTTCGCCATGTACCTATTAGGTATTTTTGCAGCTTTACTTTCAGCAATCATTTTGACAAAGGTGATCAAATCAAAGCACAAATCCTTTTTGATATTTGAACTTCCGACGTATAAATCTCCCGACTGGAAAAACGTAGCGTTGAACGTATGGGAAAAAGCCTCCAGTTTCGTATTCGGCGCCGGTAAGATTATCCTGGCCATCTCAGTGATACTCTGGGCACTGGGCAGCTTCGGGCCAAATGACAAATTCAGCAAAGCCGAAGAGTATGTCAAGCAAAACAATCCGAATCTTTCCGACGAGGACCTCGACCATGAAGTATCGTCCTACCGCCTCGAGCATTCTTTCTTAGGCTATCTTGGCATGGCTATTGAACCTGTTGTCGAGCCGTTGGGTTATGACTGGAAAATGGGTATCGGTCTGATATCCTCCTTTGCAGCACGCGAAGTGTTTGTCGGCACCATGGCAACAGTATACAGCCTTGGCGATGAAGTTGATATTGAAGATGAAGCAACCAAAACGACAGTGCTCAGTAAAATGCGGAACGAGATCAACCGCAACACAGGCTTACCGGCCTATAATTTTGCTTCTGGAATATCACTGCTGCTTTTCTACGCTTTTGCGATGCAATGCATGAGTACCATAGCAGCGGTAAAAAGGGAAACTGGCTCCTGGAAATGGACGTTAATTCAGGTAGGCTTTATGACGGGACTGGCTTATTTCAGTGCTTTAGTAGCTTATCAGCTATTGAAATAA
- a CDS encoding PA0069 family radical SAM protein — translation MNPSESYFKGRGAQVNPNNKFFSSQYVQEHIEGLDEEFLGTEKTQFIATHPKSIISKSNSPDLRFERSINPYQGCEHGCIYCYARNSHEYWGFSAGLDFERKILVKHNAAQLLEHEFRKRSYQPDLIMLSGNTDCYQPIERKLGITRSILELMVKYRHPVSIISKNVLMRRDFDLLAELAALNLVSVAVTINSLREEVRQKMEPRTATAAARLKLIEGLTRIGVPVMLMMAPIVPGINSDEIAELIRSAADAGAVTASYTIVRLNGQIGDIFKDWLYQNYPDRAEKVLHWIEACHGGKINDSDFGRRIRGDGNMAESLQRLFKLSVQKYMNGRCLPALRRELFSLPDAGTQLGLF, via the coding sequence ATGAATCCATCAGAATCATATTTTAAGGGGCGGGGGGCACAGGTCAATCCCAATAACAAATTTTTTTCCAGTCAATATGTACAGGAGCATATAGAAGGGCTTGATGAGGAATTTCTGGGGACAGAGAAAACGCAGTTTATAGCTACACATCCCAAATCGATCATATCAAAGTCCAATAGTCCGGATTTGCGTTTTGAACGTTCGATTAATCCTTACCAAGGCTGTGAACATGGCTGCATCTATTGTTATGCGCGCAATTCACATGAATACTGGGGATTCAGTGCGGGACTTGATTTTGAGCGGAAAATTCTGGTCAAGCACAACGCTGCCCAGCTGCTCGAGCATGAATTCCGGAAGCGGAGCTATCAGCCGGACCTGATCATGCTTTCGGGAAATACTGATTGTTATCAGCCCATCGAACGTAAACTGGGAATCACGCGCTCTATTTTGGAACTTATGGTCAAGTATAGGCATCCTGTTTCCATCATCAGTAAGAATGTGTTGATGCGGAGAGATTTTGATCTGCTAGCGGAGCTTGCAGCACTCAACCTGGTGTCGGTGGCGGTTACGATCAATTCACTGCGAGAGGAAGTGCGGCAAAAAATGGAGCCCAGGACCGCAACGGCAGCTGCCCGTCTCAAGCTGATCGAGGGATTGACGCGGATAGGTGTGCCCGTGATGCTGATGATGGCGCCGATCGTTCCGGGTATCAATAGTGACGAGATTGCAGAATTAATCCGCTCAGCAGCAGATGCGGGGGCGGTGACAGCCTCTTATACCATCGTCCGGCTCAATGGACAGATCGGTGATATTTTTAAGGACTGGCTTTATCAGAATTATCCTGACCGTGCAGAAAAAGTCCTGCATTGGATTGAGGCCTGCCACGGCGGCAAGATCAATGACAGTGATTTTGGCCGGCGTATAAGGGGAGACGGCAATATGGCTGAAAGTCTGCAGCGGCTGTTTAAACTGTCGGTCCAAAAGTATATGAACGGCAGGTGTCTGCCGGCATTAAGACGGGAGCTCTTTAGTCTGCCAGATGCTGGCACCCAACTGGGGCTGTTTTAG
- a CDS encoding amino acid permease has protein sequence MEKQHNKNSKQLRRGLQNRHIQLIALGGAIGTGLFLGIGKAATLAGPAVILGYAFAGIIAFFIMRQLGEMVVQEPVSGSFSYFANKYWGPFAGYASGWNYWVLYILVSMAELTAIGVYVQFWWPEIPLWGSSLFFFFAINALNLASVKIYGETEFWFSIIKVVAIIAMIVFGAYLLISGTGGEQASLNNLTAHGGFFPKGWFNRAPDGSYEGLLAAIALIMFSFGGLELVGITAAEAEHPEKNIPKATNQVIYRILIFYVGALVILFSLTPWTNITPDTSPFVLVFDKLKGFEFSLFGNTFYFTKIIANALNLIVLTAALSVYNSSVYSNSRMLYGLAEQGNAPKFLSRLNKNHAPTHAILVSALFAAICVFINYVAPKNALEILMSLVVSSLIINWLMISVTHLYFRKNKQQTEEHTKFPSFLYPWSNYICLIFLLAVLGIMWITGMKLPVELIPVWLLLLYISYIAIKNTKGKQ, from the coding sequence ATGGAGAAACAGCATAATAAAAACTCAAAACAATTAAGGAGAGGACTGCAAAATAGACATATTCAGCTCATCGCATTAGGCGGAGCCATTGGCACAGGACTCTTCCTGGGTATTGGAAAGGCCGCCACGTTAGCGGGGCCGGCCGTGATCCTCGGCTATGCATTCGCAGGAATAATCGCTTTCTTTATTATGCGGCAGCTTGGCGAAATGGTGGTTCAGGAACCTGTCTCGGGCAGCTTCAGTTATTTCGCCAATAAGTACTGGGGGCCCTTTGCCGGCTACGCTTCGGGCTGGAATTATTGGGTACTCTATATTTTGGTCAGCATGGCAGAACTGACCGCCATCGGTGTATATGTGCAGTTCTGGTGGCCAGAGATCCCGTTATGGGGATCAAGCTTGTTTTTCTTCTTTGCAATCAACGCCCTCAACCTCGCCTCCGTAAAAATTTATGGTGAAACTGAATTCTGGTTTTCCATCATCAAGGTTGTTGCCATTATCGCAATGATTGTTTTTGGAGCTTACCTGTTGATCAGTGGTACAGGTGGCGAACAGGCGAGCCTTAACAATCTCACGGCCCATGGCGGCTTTTTTCCCAAGGGCTGGTTTAACCGGGCCCCGGACGGAAGTTATGAAGGACTGCTGGCCGCGATTGCACTGATTATGTTTTCTTTCGGTGGGCTTGAATTGGTCGGCATCACTGCAGCAGAAGCTGAACATCCCGAAAAAAATATTCCCAAAGCAACCAATCAGGTAATCTACCGCATCCTGATCTTCTATGTTGGTGCATTGGTCATCTTGTTTTCATTAACTCCCTGGACGAATATCACCCCTGACACCAGTCCTTTTGTGCTGGTATTCGATAAACTTAAGGGTTTTGAATTCAGCTTGTTCGGCAATACCTTCTATTTCACAAAAATTATCGCCAACGCACTCAATCTCATTGTGCTGACAGCCGCACTGTCGGTTTACAACAGCAGCGTCTATAGCAATAGCCGGATGCTCTATGGCCTGGCTGAGCAAGGCAATGCACCAAAATTCCTCTCCAGACTCAACAAAAACCATGCACCTACCCATGCTATTTTGGTTTCGGCGCTATTCGCCGCCATCTGTGTGTTCATCAATTATGTTGCTCCTAAAAATGCATTGGAAATACTGATGTCACTTGTCGTCTCCTCGCTCATTATCAACTGGCTGATGATTTCCGTTACTCACCTTTATTTTAGAAAGAACAAACAGCAGACAGAAGAGCACACCAAATTCCCTTCATTTCTGTATCCATGGAGCAACTATATCTGTCTGATTTTTCTGCTTGCAGTCCTTGGCATCATGTGGATTACCGGCATGAAGCTGCCTGTTGAACTGATTCCGGTCTGGTTACTGTTATTGTATATCAGCTATATCGCAATCAAAAATACAAAGGGGAAGCAATAA